The following is a genomic window from Paludisphaera rhizosphaerae.
TCGCGCGGGCCGCGTACCGGATCTATCGCGGGCTCGTCTATGAGACGCCCGAATTCCTGACCTATTTCCAGCAGGCCACGCCGATCAGCGAGATGGCCGACTTCAAGATCGGCTCCAGGCCGGCGCGGCGGGGCAAGTCGACGGCGCTGGAGAACCTCCGGGCGATCCCCTGGGTCTTCAGCTGGATGCAATGCCGCCACACACTCCCCGGCTGGTACGGGCTCGGCGGCGCGGTCGACGAATTCCTCGACGAGCAGCCCGAGGCGCTGGCGACGCTGCAGGATATGTACCGCCGCTGGTCGTTCTGGCAGACGCTGATCGACAACGCGCAGATGATCCTGGCCAAGGCCGACATGACCATCGCCCGGCTCTACGCGGACCTCGTCGAGGATCCCGCCCTCGCCGACGCGATCTTCGCCCGGATCTCCGAGGAATACCGCCGCGCCATCGACGTCGTCTGCCGGATCACCGGCCAGTCGACGCTCCTGGAAAAGATGCCGATCCTCGAACGCTCGATCCAGCAGCGCAACCCCTACGTCGACCCGCTCAGCTTCATCCAGCTCGTCCTGCTCCGACGCCTCCGCGCCGAGGACGACCCGGACGAAGACCTGCTCGTCGGCGTCCTCGAAAGCATCAACGGGATCGCTTCCGGCTTGAAGAACACCGGCTGATGGCGGAGGCCGGCCGGATCAAGGCCGCGGCCTTCCCCCCTTGAGGGGGAAGGTGGCCCGAAGGGCCGGATGAGGGGGACGACCGCCGTTGGACGTGTCTTCGACGGGACATTCTCAATCCCACGGCGGTCGTCCCCCTCATCTGACCGCTTCGCGGTCTGTCTTCCCCCTCAAGGGGGGAAGACGTCCTGATCGGCACCGCCGCAAAAGTGTCGGGTCGTCATGGCTCATTCAGAGCCATCCCATCTATCTCGCGCTCGCACGAGCGATGAGTTCCTGGGCGAGCTTCATCACGGAAAGCATGACCCGGCCGATTTCGTCACGGCGTTCCGTGTATTTCTCCGCCTCGTAGGGCTGGTCGTCGAACTCCTTGGGGTCGTCGAACGGCATCGGGATCCGGGCCGATGCGCCTTGTACGATTGGGCAGCCCGCGTCCGCCTCGTTGCAGACCATCAGGGCCGCGAAGCCCTCCTGCGGATTCACGGGGTCGGAGTAGAGCTTGGAGAATTCGAGGACCTCGAAGCCGTCGCCCCACGAGACGCGGTACTCGGGGTTTCCGGGCGCCTTCTCCGCGCCGGTCGGTTCGACGCCGAAGCCCGCGGCTTCCAGCGCCGAAACGGTGCGCGGGTTGAACGCGGAGGGCTCCGTGCCGCCGCTGTGGAAGCGGATCTCCGGCATGCCGTAGAAGGCCGCCGCGAGGTTCCCCATGGAGGAGCCAAGAATGCTCCGCCGGGAGTTGCCCGTGCAGACGACCACCGCATGAAGCGGCTCGCCCGGCTGATAGTGTTCGGCGATCCAGCGCGCGAAGGCGTTCGCCGCCTCATGGTGTCGCGGCGCGATCGCTTGGAGGTCCGCGTCCAACCGCTCCGCGTGAAGGCGGAGCGGTTGGGTCAGCCTCGATCGACTCTCGAAGGGAGTTGCGTTGGGTGGTGATGCAGGGTTCATGTCAGGGTTTGAGAGCATAGACCTGCACGCTGGCCGCGTACTCGTTGACGTTGAACCGCTTGAGAAGCTCGGCGAAGCCGCCGTGCACCGCGTTCGTCACCGAAGGCGAGCAGCACGATTCTCCGATGACCGAGAGCGAAGACTCCAGCGCGGGAGGAGCGCAGCACGCGGCTTGCCCTTCGACCTCGCCGTAAGCGTTCAGATCCTTGCCGGCGTCGACGACCTGGACGTCGGAGAAGCCCGCCGCCTTCAGGTCTCTGACGTAGTCCTCGATGGGCACGGCCCCCGCGATGCAGCCGACGTAGGCGAACAGGTCCTGTTCGATCTCGGGCGGGAGCGGCTTCTTCAACGCGATGTCCGAAACGGCGAGCCGGCCGCCGGACTTGAGCACGCGGAAGATCTCGCGGAACACGGCCGCCTTGTCGGGCGCGAGGTTGATGACGCAGTTGGAGATGACGCAATCGACCGTGGCGTCGACGAGAGGCAGTTTATCGATGGTGGCCTCGTGGAACTCGACGTTGTCCAGGCCCTGCTTCTTGGCGTTCGCTCGGGCTCGCTCCAGCATCGAAGGGGTCATGTCGATGCCGATGGCCTTGCCCGTCGGGCCCACCTTCTTCGCGGCGAGGAACACGTCGAGCCCGCCGCCGCTCCCAAGGTCCACCACCACCTCGCCGGGCCGCAGATTCGCGGTGGCGGTGGGGTTGCCGCACGAGAGCCCCATGTTGGCCTCCGCCGGGATGCTCGCAAGCTCCTCGGCCGAGTATCCGAAGGCCTCGGCGATGCGGTGCACGCCCTTGTGCTCGCTGGAAAGCGAGCTGTCGGCGATCGCTCCGTACTTGTCGCGAACGACTTCCTCAATCGACGGCTTCATCGGTGTCTCCTCCGGGTTGGCAGCCCTCGTCCTCCATCAGGCACAGGGCCAGATCGAGCAGCGGGGCGACGCACCCGTTCTTCACACGGTAGATCATGCTGTTGCCGTCCCTCCGCGAGGCCACCATGCCCGTGTCGGAGAGCCGTTGCAGCTGGTTCGAGACGGCCTGAGGCTTCATGCCCAGAGTCTTCGCGATGTCCGACACCGAAGCCTCCCGACTCCGCACCAGATGATGCAGCAGCCGAATCCGCGTGTCGTTCGCGAGCATCTTGAACAGGGCCATCACCTTCACGGCGTCGACGAACGAGAGAAGCTTCCGCTCCTCAAGCGCCGGGCGGCCAGGGGCGGCGTCGGAAGGAGGACAGCAGGCGATTTCCAGTGCAGTCTGTTTCTTGGCCATCAGGGCGAAACCTCCAAAACCACAATTACACGACCTTGTGTAATTGTGTCAATAGAGTTCGTGATGGAAAGCCTGCGGAAGCCGAAGCAGGCCGCCGATCACACGTCGAATGACCCGATTCGCTGGGTCTCTCGTCTCGTGGGCTGGGTCGAGACCCAGCCTACAAAACTGGAGCGCGGATCGCCGATCGATGTGCGATCGGAGGAAGGAGCGACGCCCTTGATGAATGCGGCCCAGTCGCGGCAAATCGGGAAAGTCGCCACGTTGCTGGATCATGACGCCGACCCGAGCGCCGCCGATGCGAGGGGGTTCACCGCCCTCCACCGGACGGCGGAGACAATACTGTTCGGCACGGGAATTGAGCTTCAGAAGAAGCGATGGAAACCTCCCTTCTCCCCTGGTGGGAGAAGGTGGCCGAAGGCCGGATGAGGGGGATCCCAAACGTCCGCCGACGGTTATGACCCCCCTCATCCGCCCCTACGGGGCACCTTCTCCCACCAGGGGAGAAGGGAGGCAATCGCCTCCGATGGCTTATATGCAAGTCGTGCCGAACAGTATTGACGGCGGAGATGGGAGAGGTGGAGATCGTGGACCCGCTGGATCGACGGTGAAACTCAAGTTCGAAACAACGAGGCCTATGTCTGATCTGGGAGATCATCAACCATCAGACGAATGGGCTTCCCTTTGCTTACCACTCCTCGCCACTGTCGTCTCGGTCGAGCGTGACGTCCACCGGGCCGGCCGCGAGGGCGAAGTGAATGGTCTCGCACTCGCACTGGCCGATCCAGAAGACGCCGAATCGGTCTCTCGAGCGTATCATCACCCGGTGGAGTTCGAGGTGCCTCCAGCAGTAGCCGCATGGGGCGTCGATCTCCCTCCGAGTCTCGTCGAACGACTCCACCTCCAGCCATTCCTCAAGCTCCGCCGGCGGGACGACGTCCAGAATACTCGCGTACCACTCGGCGCGGGCTCCGTAGAGAGCCGCTTGCATCTCCCGAATGGATTCTCGGGTCATGGGAAGCACCCTCCTCAGGTTGATCCTCACAGGATGCTCCCCAATTGGGCGTGGATTTCGAGAGTCTTCTAGCCGCATCTCTCGAGTTGCGAGAGACTCGATAGGGTAGAGCGAAGCAGAAGATGCGACGGCCCCGTGAGTCCGGAAAGCATGGGCGAGGAACGAGAGTGGAACGACGCAGCGCGCGACGATCTCCGAGAGCAGCTTCGGTCTGCCATCCTGGGCGAGATGCGGCTGGCGAAGCGTGATCACGAGGACATCCTGCAGGTCTGCAGCGAAGTCTACATTGAAGATGCACCTGAAGCCGAGAGGGAAGAGTTCACCCAGTTCTCCGCCGAGGAGATTGAGCGAGCGGCGGACCGGCAAGCGGCTGAACGCCTGACCTGGCTGGGGGAGACGGATTGCGATCGGCTCGACCACGTAGAGGCCGCACTCCAGGAGCGCGGAATCCTCCTGTGGCAAGCCTCTCCCTGTTGCGACAATTGTACTTTATCCGAGATCTCGGACCGGATTGCCGAGATTGACAACCGTGCCCCCGGATTTCGCGGCCGAGTACGCGGCTACGCCTTCTTCATCGATCAAAACCTGCCCTCAGAGCTGGCTGACGACATCCGACTGCATATCTATCTGGGCTTCGGATGGATATCGCCCGACGGCTCCTCGGTTGGACCCGAAGACTATCACAAGTACGCAGTTGAGATTGGACAGGAAGTCAGCCGGTGCCTGCAGGATGCGGGCTTCGAGGTCGACTGGAGTGGGGACTTGTCCCGCAAGATCGGCGTTTCGTTGAATTGGCAGCGTCGAACGATGCTTCGATAACGCTCGTGCCGACCAACCAGGAGAGGATCGACGGAGCCGGCAGGCGGCGGTCCGTCGGAATTGAACGTCAAGTAACTGGTTCAGATGGAGGGGCCGTGGGCATAGACCTGATCCTCAGATGCGATGACCGAGACTTCTGCACTCGCCCCTCGATGGCGGAGTGGGACATCATGGCCCGGCTGCGGGAGTTCATCCCCGATCCCGTTGACGTCCTCGTCGGCGGCGCTGAGACCGAGATGGGAGTTGATGAGGATGTCCCCGTCGTCGAGTTCCTCGAGGCGATCGACCGCGTCGACGGCTTCTTGGCCGACCAGAGTCACCTGCTGCCGGCGACGTACGTCTTCAAGAGCGAATACATGCTCCTGAAAGGCAACCGTTTCCCGCTACACGACGAATTCGACACGGGGGGCATGAGCGGCATCGAGCTGCCCAATGACCCGGAGCATCGGTATGCGATCTGGGCTGGAGTGGAAGAATGCCAGCTCACCAAAGTGGCGATCGATTCCGACGGCAGGGGCAGGATCGTTGAGCGTCGAGATCTGCGAAACGAGAAGGAGCTCGAAACCAAGACCTGCGGCCTGATCCAGATTCGGAAGCGAAACGATCACGCCGGGCTTCGTCGGTTACTCGCCGAACTCCGTGAGTTCCTTGAACCATCGAGCGGGGAGATGGTCACGAGGACGATCAGCGGCTGAATCATCGGAACGGTTGTCGGAAGCACCTGCTCGAGCCGTCTATCAGGAGGTGTCACCCATGAGGAATAGCCTGGGCCGCATCCTCCGACTCCTGACCGTCTGCCGGCTCATGCTCCTGGTCGCGATCGTCGCCATGGCCTGCGAGCTGGAGGTCTGGCGGCGACGCCATCCCTACTGCCTGGATCAGGCCGCCCGCTATGACGCGGCGGCGAAGGGCCACCTCTGGCTCGCGGAGAGCCACGACAGGATGGCCTCCCGCTATCGCCAACCTCCGGCCGACCTGGTGCAGTCCGCCATCTACAAGAGTGCGTCGTGGCGAGAGCAAGCGAGGGCGGAGAGCGCCGCGGAGCAGGGGCGGGCCTTCCGGCACGCGGCGAACTACCCGTGGCTCGCCTTACCGCCCGAATGCGTCGATCCGATGCGGGCTCCCCATACCGAACACCCGGAGGATCGATGACCCGATTCGGCGCTGGGCGCCATGGCCACGATGACGCGTGGCCATGCGATCGACGTGCGTCTCCAGCACGGACGTGACCCTCGAGAACTGGAGTCGCTAAGCATCAGGGCTCAAATTCTCCCTGGACCTGGACCTTGCCATGTGACGCGACACCAGACCCCCGCCTAAGGCGAAAAGGCAGGTCAGCGCGCAATGGGCGACGCCATTACGATTCGCCCGGCGATTCTCGAGTACCAGGATGGGAACAGCCCCGGGTTTGGCCCGCGGCGGATCGAAGCGCCCAACCGATTCGACACACACCTCGATGAGGAAGGAGGAGACGAGGTTCCGATTGACCTCGCCGGGACCAACCGTTCGCGGCCCGGCGATCCAGGGGCCGAATCCGATCACGAAATAGGCCCATCCCGCGACGGCGACGCCATGCCAGGGCGACTCCCGGCGCCGAGCGGCTATTGCGGCGTAAATCAGGCCGAGAAACGTGAGAGTATAAATCAATTTGAACCAGTCATTAGAACCCGACTGCATCCCTGCCAAGAACGCTCCGCACAATCCGACCAGCACCATGATCCCGGCGATAGTTGGTCGATTGGACATTTTGATGCTCCTATCGCCGTCGCTGAATGGCAAAGAGTCCCGGTTCACCTGCTTGGCGGGCAGCGCCGCCAGTGTCGTCGGGCAGGTCGAGACCCAGCACTGATAAACCTTGGTTGGCAGCCGAGGCGTGAGTCGAGTCGAGTGTAATCAGCGAGCCTTCAGGGTGGTAACGCCTCACTCGACCGGACGGTCCTCGACGGGCAGGCTTTCGTCGCGAGACGGCTTGGGGAAGGCGGGGGGGAGGGCCTTCAAGTACGGGCCGACGAGGTCTTCGGGCTGCGCGGGGACGGCGCCGTGGTCGCGGCGATAGAGTTCGGCGGCCAGTTGGAGGACCAGGTCGTGGTGGTTCGCGACCTCCTTGGCGGGGGCTCCAAACCAATCCATCGACAGGTTGGTCTGGATCACGGAGGCCGTCTCGCACGAGTCGAGCCAGCCGGCGAGCGCCTCGGGCGAGAGGGCGCGGGCCTTGGGCGGAGCCTCCGGGCCGAACGCGTAGAGGTCGTAGTTCGTGACGTAGGGGTCGGGCTTCGGCCTCCGCTCCGGGGGGAGGTCGTAATAGGCCGCCCGGTTGGCCGTGAAGAGGCGGACCACCCGGAGCCGCCGCTCGGGCTCGCGCCTCACGTAGAGCCAGGCGTCGTAGAGCGACTTCCACTGCTCCGGCGGCACCACCGAGAGGAGCATCGGCCTGGCCGCCAGCCAGCGGGGGATGGGCCTCAGGATCCAGTAGTTCTCGTTCGGGAACCGGCGGGCGAAGATGAGGTACTCGGCCTTGAGCGTGAAGGCGTTCGACGGCACGATCGCCTCGCAGGCGAGCACGTCGTCGAGCGCCTGGCGGATCTGCTCGGGGGTCGTGCGAGAGTCGGCCGCCCAGGCGGCCGCCCGCTTCCGGACCAGGTCGTGGAAGGCCTGGGCCTCGGACCTCCGGTGCTGGGTCCCGCGGGCCGCCAGCAGGCGGGTCATGCGGAGGTTCGCCCGCAGCCAGACCCACGCGCCGGCCATGTCGCCCTGGTCCTCCAGCCGGGACGCCTCCAGCGACGCCAGCGACTGGAAATGACGCAGGGAGGTCATCTCCTCGTTCACGGGGAAACGCGTGTGATTTGCGTCGAGCGCATCGGGCCGGTCGGTCGCCTGGCGGTACATCTCCAGGGCGTCGCGATTCAGTTCCGCCCAGCGACGGTCCTCGGGCTTCGCCGCCGACCACAGGCTCGGATCGATCAGGGACTTCGTCGCCGTGCCGTCTTCGGCCGACCTCGGCCGGAGCAAGCCCTCGGCCCGACGATAAAGTACGAAGGCGTTGCGATCGTCGGGGATCGTCTGCGACCGGAACGCCTCAACGTCGAACGGCTCGCCGACGTCCGGCAGGCCCAACAATTGCGTCGCCCACCAGATCGGCCCCGCCGCGATGATCGCCAGCACAACGAGCGCCGTCCCCAGCATCCGACGACGACTCGCCGCCACCCACCGGAACGGCCCGAGCATCCAGAAGAACGTCGGAAACCGACGCTGAAGGGTCGCCGTCTGCGTCATCCCGTCGCTCCTCATCGGCCCTCGAAGAAATCGTCGGCCCGTCGCACCTGCCTTCATATTAACGACAACTGTCAGACACGACCATGTGAAATCGGCTGGGGAGAAAGGTGACCCCGATTCGTAGGGGCCGCCCCTTGTGGGCGCCCTCATCGCCGTGGACATCCGATGGCGATCGGGCGCCCACAAGGGGCGCCCCTACAACGATGGGCCCGCCGGCGGCCGGACGCCGTTACTCAGCCCGCTTGCCCCAGAGTTGGTCGGCGAAATCCATATATCGCTGCCAGTCGTAGGGGGTCAGGTCATGGACGCCGGTCCGGATGTGGTAGCCGACCTTGCCGCGCGTGGCGGGGGATTCAAGGGGGGGCATTTCGTTGGGCTGGAAGCCGGGGAGGCCGTAAATGGCGTAGGCCGGCGCGGCGTTCGCCAGGCTGAGGAACTCGCCGCGTTGGTCGGCCCAGAAGTCGGCGTCGGCGCTGGCGACGTAGAGGCCGCGCGGGGCGATCAGGGCCAGGAGTTGATGCTGGTCGACGGGCAGCTCGGCCTCGCGGTCGTCGAAGGCGTGGAAGTTCTCGCAGAACCAGTAGGGGAAGCCCTTGTTGATCGCCTTGAAGTCCTCGCCGAAGTTGCGACGGCTCAACGCGGCGCCGCCGCAGCCGGAGTCGTTCGACACGGCGATGGCGAACCGTTCGTCCTGCGCGGCGGCCCAGAGGGCGGTCTTGCCTCCCCGCGAGTGGCCGACGACGGCGACCTTCGAAGCATCCACGTCCGGATCGGTCTCCAGGTAATCCAGGACCCGACTCGCCCCCCACGCCCAGGCCCCGATCGTGGCCCAGGCGTCCGGCCCCGGCGAAGCCCCGCCGGCGGCCGGCCAGACGCCCCGGACGCCTCGGGCGCGGGCGGCCTCGTCCTTGGAGTCGGGATCGACGTCGTTCGTCCGGAAGACGGCCGTCGCGTAGCCTCGGGCGATGATCTCCTCGGCCGGCCAGAACCCGGCCTTTTCGGCCCGCGACGGATCAGCGCTGCTCTCCGGCCGGTTGTTGATCAGCAGGAACGCCGGCGTGCGTCCGCTCTTGCCGTTGGGGACGAGCAGCGACGCCTCGAAGCGGAACGACTTGCCCGCGTCGACACTGGTGATCCGCACGCGCTTCCGCGTCGCCTGCCCGTCCATCGCCTTCGGGTCCCGCTCCACGACCTCGAACCGGACTTCCGACGGCTTGGCCGGCGTCCGCCCGTAAACGAGCTTCCGGAATAGCTCCAGCGTCTCCGGACGCCGCTTCCGCTCCCAGGCCTCCGGGCTTGAGACGCGCGTGCCGTCCTCGCACAGGAGCACGTCGGGGAGCTTGTAGGCGACGACCTCGCTCTCGCGGTAGTTGATCGGGGTCTTCCGCCGCAGCAGTGGGTCGAGCAACTGCGGGTTCGGCTGCCACGTCCCCTCTTTCGCTTGCGCGGGAGCCTTCGCCGGCTCCTGGGCGAGGACGGGCAGGGGAGTCGTCGTGATCGACGCGAGGACCCCGAACGACATCATCCAACGACGACCGCAGTCGTATCGCATCGCGCATCACCCTCCCGGCGCTGAATAGACTGGCACAAGCTTCTCGCAGCCCTGGCCGGTCGTCAATGACGAGGCGGCCGTGACCACACTCTCCGGGCTCCTCCGAAAAGGGAATGACCGGCGCCAGCGCGCAGCGGTGGGAGCCCGCCGACGAGGGAGTCATCGTCGAGGCCCCGAACCAGCCCCCGCCCGGCAGCACTCGCGCCGACGACGAGGAGGCCCGGCCCACAACCCGCTCAAGCCGAGCCTGAAACCAACCCATTCCTGATGCGGCGATGCAAGGGTCGCAAGTCGCCGCAAGCACCTCGGCGCAAGGCCGTCCCGAGACCGATCAGGCGTCGGCCGGGTCGTCGATCGCACCTTCGACGATCGAGACGCGCTCGTCGTCGTCGGCCGGCTCCACCCCTTCAACTCGCAGGCCGAA
Proteins encoded in this region:
- a CDS encoding low molecular weight phosphatase family protein, with translation MNPASPPNATPFESRSRLTQPLRLHAERLDADLQAIAPRHHEAANAFARWIAEHYQPGEPLHAVVVCTGNSRRSILGSSMGNLAAAFYGMPEIRFHSGGTEPSAFNPRTVSALEAAGFGVEPTGAEKAPGNPEYRVSWGDGFEVLEFSKLYSDPVNPQEGFAALMVCNEADAGCPIVQGASARIPMPFDDPKEFDDQPYEAEKYTERRDEIGRVMLSVMKLAQELIARASAR
- the arsM gene encoding arsenite methyltransferase, translated to MKPSIEEVVRDKYGAIADSSLSSEHKGVHRIAEAFGYSAEELASIPAEANMGLSCGNPTATANLRPGEVVVDLGSGGGLDVFLAAKKVGPTGKAIGIDMTPSMLERARANAKKQGLDNVEFHEATIDKLPLVDATVDCVISNCVINLAPDKAAVFREIFRVLKSGGRLAVSDIALKKPLPPEIEQDLFAYVGCIAGAVPIEDYVRDLKAAGFSDVQVVDAGKDLNAYGEVEGQAACCAPPALESSLSVIGESCCSPSVTNAVHGGFAELLKRFNVNEYAASVQVYALKP
- a CDS encoding ArsR/SmtB family transcription factor; this translates as MALFKMLANDTRIRLLHHLVRSREASVSDIAKTLGMKPQAVSNQLQRLSDTGMVASRRDGNSMIYRVKNGCVAPLLDLALCLMEDEGCQPGGDTDEAVD
- a CDS encoding ankyrin repeat domain-containing protein → MNAAQSRQIGKVATLLDHDADPSAADARGFTALHRTAETILFGTGIELQKKRWKPPFSPGGRRWPKAG
- a CDS encoding DUF6891 domain-containing protein, whose translation is MGEEREWNDAARDDLREQLRSAILGEMRLAKRDHEDILQVCSEVYIEDAPEAEREEFTQFSAEEIERAADRQAAERLTWLGETDCDRLDHVEAALQERGILLWQASPCCDNCTLSEISDRIAEIDNRAPGFRGRVRGYAFFIDQNLPSELADDIRLHIYLGFGWISPDGSSVGPEDYHKYAVEIGQEVSRCLQDAGFEVDWSGDLSRKIGVSLNWQRRTMLR
- a CDS encoding dienelactone hydrolase family protein, yielding MRYDCGRRWMMSFGVLASITTTPLPVLAQEPAKAPAQAKEGTWQPNPQLLDPLLRRKTPINYRESEVVAYKLPDVLLCEDGTRVSSPEAWERKRRPETLELFRKLVYGRTPAKPSEVRFEVVERDPKAMDGQATRKRVRITSVDAGKSFRFEASLLVPNGKSGRTPAFLLINNRPESSADPSRAEKAGFWPAEEIIARGYATAVFRTNDVDPDSKDEAARARGVRGVWPAAGGASPGPDAWATIGAWAWGASRVLDYLETDPDVDASKVAVVGHSRGGKTALWAAAQDERFAIAVSNDSGCGGAALSRRNFGEDFKAINKGFPYWFCENFHAFDDREAELPVDQHQLLALIAPRGLYVASADADFWADQRGEFLSLANAAPAYAIYGLPGFQPNEMPPLESPATRGKVGYHIRTGVHDLTPYDWQRYMDFADQLWGKRAE